Proteins found in one Zea mays cultivar B73 chromosome 1, Zm-B73-REFERENCE-NAM-5.0, whole genome shotgun sequence genomic segment:
- the LOC542697 gene encoding protein indeterminate-domain 5, chloroplastic isoform X1, which yields MRFVYECISRARGWVCLDFLPPRSGRPHRHQLLHFPHYSLFICCVLLCREETLIRPLWHTDPSVSMSMSMHEFLSSVLQPAVHIYCDRSIDRLCGRSRIEWSQLARYSVVVVVVGRTPEEGAREEYRTAASNMAAASSAHLFGLGDGQMQMQPQQQQAPPPPLVNNPAAPPPKKKRNQPGNPTDPDAEVIALSPKTLMATNRFVCEVCNKGFQREQNLQLHRRGHNLPWKLKQKNPKETRRRVYLCPEPTCVHHDPSRALGDLTGIKKHYCRKHGEKKWKCDKCNKRYAVQSDWKAHSKTCGTREYRCDCGTLFSRRDSFITHRAFCDALAQESARVPPMGAGMYGTGGMALGLSGMATSQLQSFQDQTHSSATTAISNNPTAQFEHLMQSSTGSPVFRGAQPTSSSSSPFYLGGAEDGHQSLSGHTSLLHGNKQAYHGLMLLPEQQHQAGSNGLLNLGFFSGGSSGQDARLVFPDQFNGAVGGNVRGDGSEHGNSGANTESAAIFSGNLMGNHQMASSAGFSSSLYNSSETAAPAQMSATALLQKAAQMGATTSSGNVNSLLRGLGSSAGGTLNGRPAGAAAGFMAGESSSARSTSQAENESQFRDLMNTLAASGSGAAGTAFSGGFPGMDDSKLSTRDFLGVGGSVVRSMGGAAGLPLRHGGAAGIGMGSLDTEMK from the exons ATGCGCTTTGTTTACGAGTGCATCAGCCGCGCGCGCGGCTGGGTTTGTTTGGACTTTCTTCCTCCTCGCTCCGGCCGGCCTCATCGTCATCAGCTCCTCCATTTTCCCCATTACTCGCTTTTCATTTGTTGTGTGTTGCTGTGCAGAGAGGAGACACTAATTCGTCCTCTTTGGCACACAGATCCATCCGTGTCCATGTCCATGTCCATGCATGAGTTTCTTTCGAGTGTGCTGCAGCCTGCAGTACATATATACTGTG ATCGATCAATCGATCGCTTGTGCGGAAGGAGCCGGATCGAGTGGAGTCAG CTAGCTAGATACTccgtggtcgtcgtcgtcgttggaCGTACGCCAGAAGAGGGAGCTAGAGAAGAATACCGTACAGCTGCTTCCAACATGGCAGCTGCCTCGTCTGCCCACCTGTTCGGACTCGGCGACGGGCAGATGCAGATgcagccgcagcagcagcaggcgccgCCTCCTCCTCTTGTGAACAAcccggccgcgccgccgcccAAGAAGAAGCGGAACCAACCCGGTAACCCAA CAGACCCTGACGCGGAGGTGATCGCGCTTTCCCCCAAGACGCTGATGGCGACGAACCGGTTCGTGTGCGAGGTGTGCAACAAGGGGTTCCAGCGGGAGCAGAACCTGCAGCTGCACCGGCGCGGGCACAACCTGCCGTGGAAGCTGAAGCAGAAGAACCCCAAGGAGACGCGGCGGCGGGTGTACCTGTGCCCGGAGCCGACGTGCGTGCACCACGACCCGTCCCGCGCGCTGGGCGACCTCACGGGCATCAAGAAGCACTACTGCCGCAAGCACGGCGAGAAGAAGTGGAAGTGCGACAAGTGCAACAAGCGCTACGCCGTGCAGTCCGACTGGAAGGCGCACTCCAAGACGTGCGGAACCCGCGAGTACCGCTGCGACTGCGGCACCCTCTTCTCCAG GAGGGACAGCTTCATCACCCACCGTGCGTTCTGCGATGCACTAGCGCAGGAGAGCGCACGGGTGCCGCCCATGGGCGCCGGCATGTATGGCACTGGCGGCATGGCCCTCGGCCTCTCCGGGATGGCCACATCACAGTTGCAGTCATTCCAAGACCAGACCCACTCCTCGGCCACCACCGCCATCAGCAACAATCCGACGGCGCAGTTCGAGCACCTCATGCAGTCGTCCACCGGCTCCCCCGTTTTCCGCGGCGCGCAACCGACATCATCGTCTTCCTCGCCGTTCTACCTCGGCGGCGCCGAGGACGGCCATCAAAGCCTATCCGGCCACACCTCTCTGCTCCACGGAAACAAGCAGGCCTACCACGGCCTGATGCTGTTGCCGGAGCAGCAGCACCAGGCGGGGAGTAACGGCCTCCTCAACCTGGGGTTCTTCtctggcgggagcagcggtcaggaTGCCCGCCTCGTGTTCCCGGACCAGTTCAACGGTGCCGTTGGCGGGAACGTCCGCGGTGACGGCAGCGAGCACGGCAACAGCGGCGCTAACACGGAATCAGCGGCCATCTTCTCCGGGAACCTAATGGGAAACCACCAAATGGCAAGCAGCGCCGGCTTTTCTTCCTCCTTGTACAACTCGTCCGAGACCGCTGCCCCGGCGCAGATGTCGGCGACGGCGCTGCTGCAGAAGGCCGCTCAGATGGGCGCGACGACGAGCAGCGGCAACGTGAACTCTCTGCTCAGGGGGCTTGGTAGTAGCGCCGGCGGCACCTTGAACGGGAGGCCTGCCGGAGCAGCTGCTGGGTTCATGGCCGGCGAGAGCTCCTCGGCGAGGAGCACTTCCCAGGCCGAGAACGAGAGCCAGTTCCGGGACCTGATGAACACGCTCGCAGCTTCCGGGAGCGGAGCTGCTGGCACAGCGTTCAGCGGGGGTTTCCCGGGCATGGACGACAGCAAGCTGAGCACGAGAGACTTCCTCGGCGTCGGCGGCAGCGTCGTGCGGAGCATGGGTGGCGCGGCAGGGCTGCCGCTGCGGCACGGCGGTGCCGCGGGCATTGGCATGGGCTCATTGGACACAGAAATGAAGTAg
- the LOC542697 gene encoding protein indeterminate-domain 5, chloroplastic isoform X2: MRFVYECISRARGWVCLDFLPPRSGRPHRHQLLHFPHYSLFICCVLLCREETLIRPLWHTDPSVSMSMSMHEFLSSVLQPAVHIYCDRSIDRLCGRSRIEWSQLARYSVVVVVVGRTPEEGAREEYRTAASNMAAASSAHLFGLGDGQMQMQPQQQQAPPPPLVNNPAAPPPKKKRNQPGNPNPDAEVIALSPKTLMATNRFVCEVCNKGFQREQNLQLHRRGHNLPWKLKQKNPKETRRRVYLCPEPTCVHHDPSRALGDLTGIKKHYCRKHGEKKWKCDKCNKRYAVQSDWKAHSKTCGTREYRCDCGTLFSRRDSFITHRAFCDALAQESARVPPMGAGMYGTGGMALGLSGMATSQLQSFQDQTHSSATTAISNNPTAQFEHLMQSSTGSPVFRGAQPTSSSSSPFYLGGAEDGHQSLSGHTSLLHGNKQAYHGLMLLPEQQHQAGSNGLLNLGFFSGGSSGQDARLVFPDQFNGAVGGNVRGDGSEHGNSGANTESAAIFSGNLMGNHQMASSAGFSSSLYNSSETAAPAQMSATALLQKAAQMGATTSSGNVNSLLRGLGSSAGGTLNGRPAGAAAGFMAGESSSARSTSQAENESQFRDLMNTLAASGSGAAGTAFSGGFPGMDDSKLSTRDFLGVGGSVVRSMGGAAGLPLRHGGAAGIGMGSLDTEMK, encoded by the exons ATGCGCTTTGTTTACGAGTGCATCAGCCGCGCGCGCGGCTGGGTTTGTTTGGACTTTCTTCCTCCTCGCTCCGGCCGGCCTCATCGTCATCAGCTCCTCCATTTTCCCCATTACTCGCTTTTCATTTGTTGTGTGTTGCTGTGCAGAGAGGAGACACTAATTCGTCCTCTTTGGCACACAGATCCATCCGTGTCCATGTCCATGTCCATGCATGAGTTTCTTTCGAGTGTGCTGCAGCCTGCAGTACATATATACTGTG ATCGATCAATCGATCGCTTGTGCGGAAGGAGCCGGATCGAGTGGAGTCAG CTAGCTAGATACTccgtggtcgtcgtcgtcgttggaCGTACGCCAGAAGAGGGAGCTAGAGAAGAATACCGTACAGCTGCTTCCAACATGGCAGCTGCCTCGTCTGCCCACCTGTTCGGACTCGGCGACGGGCAGATGCAGATgcagccgcagcagcagcaggcgccgCCTCCTCCTCTTGTGAACAAcccggccgcgccgccgcccAAGAAGAAGCGGAACCAACCCGGTAACCCAA ACCCTGACGCGGAGGTGATCGCGCTTTCCCCCAAGACGCTGATGGCGACGAACCGGTTCGTGTGCGAGGTGTGCAACAAGGGGTTCCAGCGGGAGCAGAACCTGCAGCTGCACCGGCGCGGGCACAACCTGCCGTGGAAGCTGAAGCAGAAGAACCCCAAGGAGACGCGGCGGCGGGTGTACCTGTGCCCGGAGCCGACGTGCGTGCACCACGACCCGTCCCGCGCGCTGGGCGACCTCACGGGCATCAAGAAGCACTACTGCCGCAAGCACGGCGAGAAGAAGTGGAAGTGCGACAAGTGCAACAAGCGCTACGCCGTGCAGTCCGACTGGAAGGCGCACTCCAAGACGTGCGGAACCCGCGAGTACCGCTGCGACTGCGGCACCCTCTTCTCCAG GAGGGACAGCTTCATCACCCACCGTGCGTTCTGCGATGCACTAGCGCAGGAGAGCGCACGGGTGCCGCCCATGGGCGCCGGCATGTATGGCACTGGCGGCATGGCCCTCGGCCTCTCCGGGATGGCCACATCACAGTTGCAGTCATTCCAAGACCAGACCCACTCCTCGGCCACCACCGCCATCAGCAACAATCCGACGGCGCAGTTCGAGCACCTCATGCAGTCGTCCACCGGCTCCCCCGTTTTCCGCGGCGCGCAACCGACATCATCGTCTTCCTCGCCGTTCTACCTCGGCGGCGCCGAGGACGGCCATCAAAGCCTATCCGGCCACACCTCTCTGCTCCACGGAAACAAGCAGGCCTACCACGGCCTGATGCTGTTGCCGGAGCAGCAGCACCAGGCGGGGAGTAACGGCCTCCTCAACCTGGGGTTCTTCtctggcgggagcagcggtcaggaTGCCCGCCTCGTGTTCCCGGACCAGTTCAACGGTGCCGTTGGCGGGAACGTCCGCGGTGACGGCAGCGAGCACGGCAACAGCGGCGCTAACACGGAATCAGCGGCCATCTTCTCCGGGAACCTAATGGGAAACCACCAAATGGCAAGCAGCGCCGGCTTTTCTTCCTCCTTGTACAACTCGTCCGAGACCGCTGCCCCGGCGCAGATGTCGGCGACGGCGCTGCTGCAGAAGGCCGCTCAGATGGGCGCGACGACGAGCAGCGGCAACGTGAACTCTCTGCTCAGGGGGCTTGGTAGTAGCGCCGGCGGCACCTTGAACGGGAGGCCTGCCGGAGCAGCTGCTGGGTTCATGGCCGGCGAGAGCTCCTCGGCGAGGAGCACTTCCCAGGCCGAGAACGAGAGCCAGTTCCGGGACCTGATGAACACGCTCGCAGCTTCCGGGAGCGGAGCTGCTGGCACAGCGTTCAGCGGGGGTTTCCCGGGCATGGACGACAGCAAGCTGAGCACGAGAGACTTCCTCGGCGTCGGCGGCAGCGTCGTGCGGAGCATGGGTGGCGCGGCAGGGCTGCCGCTGCGGCACGGCGGTGCCGCGGGCATTGGCATGGGCTCATTGGACACAGAAATGAAGTAg
- the LOC542697 gene encoding protein indeterminate-domain 5, chloroplastic isoform X3, translating into MRFVYECISRARGWVCLDFLPPRSGRPHRHQLLHFPHYSLFICCVLLCREETLIRPLWHTDPSVSMSMSMHEFLSSVLQPAVHIYCDRSIDRLCGRSRIEWSQLARYSVVVVVVGRTPEEGAREEYRTAASNMAAASSAHLFGLGDGQMQMQPQQQQAPPPPLVNNPAAPPPKKKRNQPADPDAEVIALSPKTLMATNRFVCEVCNKGFQREQNLQLHRRGHNLPWKLKQKNPKETRRRVYLCPEPTCVHHDPSRALGDLTGIKKHYCRKHGEKKWKCDKCNKRYAVQSDWKAHSKTCGTREYRCDCGTLFSRRDSFITHRAFCDALAQESARVPPMGAGMYGTGGMALGLSGMATSQLQSFQDQTHSSATTAISNNPTAQFEHLMQSSTGSPVFRGAQPTSSSSSPFYLGGAEDGHQSLSGHTSLLHGNKQAYHGLMLLPEQQHQAGSNGLLNLGFFSGGSSGQDARLVFPDQFNGAVGGNVRGDGSEHGNSGANTESAAIFSGNLMGNHQMASSAGFSSSLYNSSETAAPAQMSATALLQKAAQMGATTSSGNVNSLLRGLGSSAGGTLNGRPAGAAAGFMAGESSSARSTSQAENESQFRDLMNTLAASGSGAAGTAFSGGFPGMDDSKLSTRDFLGVGGSVVRSMGGAAGLPLRHGGAAGIGMGSLDTEMK; encoded by the exons ATGCGCTTTGTTTACGAGTGCATCAGCCGCGCGCGCGGCTGGGTTTGTTTGGACTTTCTTCCTCCTCGCTCCGGCCGGCCTCATCGTCATCAGCTCCTCCATTTTCCCCATTACTCGCTTTTCATTTGTTGTGTGTTGCTGTGCAGAGAGGAGACACTAATTCGTCCTCTTTGGCACACAGATCCATCCGTGTCCATGTCCATGTCCATGCATGAGTTTCTTTCGAGTGTGCTGCAGCCTGCAGTACATATATACTGTG ATCGATCAATCGATCGCTTGTGCGGAAGGAGCCGGATCGAGTGGAGTCAG CTAGCTAGATACTccgtggtcgtcgtcgtcgttggaCGTACGCCAGAAGAGGGAGCTAGAGAAGAATACCGTACAGCTGCTTCCAACATGGCAGCTGCCTCGTCTGCCCACCTGTTCGGACTCGGCGACGGGCAGATGCAGATgcagccgcagcagcagcaggcgccgCCTCCTCCTCTTGTGAACAAcccggccgcgccgccgcccAAGAAGAAGCGGAACCAACCCG CAGACCCTGACGCGGAGGTGATCGCGCTTTCCCCCAAGACGCTGATGGCGACGAACCGGTTCGTGTGCGAGGTGTGCAACAAGGGGTTCCAGCGGGAGCAGAACCTGCAGCTGCACCGGCGCGGGCACAACCTGCCGTGGAAGCTGAAGCAGAAGAACCCCAAGGAGACGCGGCGGCGGGTGTACCTGTGCCCGGAGCCGACGTGCGTGCACCACGACCCGTCCCGCGCGCTGGGCGACCTCACGGGCATCAAGAAGCACTACTGCCGCAAGCACGGCGAGAAGAAGTGGAAGTGCGACAAGTGCAACAAGCGCTACGCCGTGCAGTCCGACTGGAAGGCGCACTCCAAGACGTGCGGAACCCGCGAGTACCGCTGCGACTGCGGCACCCTCTTCTCCAG GAGGGACAGCTTCATCACCCACCGTGCGTTCTGCGATGCACTAGCGCAGGAGAGCGCACGGGTGCCGCCCATGGGCGCCGGCATGTATGGCACTGGCGGCATGGCCCTCGGCCTCTCCGGGATGGCCACATCACAGTTGCAGTCATTCCAAGACCAGACCCACTCCTCGGCCACCACCGCCATCAGCAACAATCCGACGGCGCAGTTCGAGCACCTCATGCAGTCGTCCACCGGCTCCCCCGTTTTCCGCGGCGCGCAACCGACATCATCGTCTTCCTCGCCGTTCTACCTCGGCGGCGCCGAGGACGGCCATCAAAGCCTATCCGGCCACACCTCTCTGCTCCACGGAAACAAGCAGGCCTACCACGGCCTGATGCTGTTGCCGGAGCAGCAGCACCAGGCGGGGAGTAACGGCCTCCTCAACCTGGGGTTCTTCtctggcgggagcagcggtcaggaTGCCCGCCTCGTGTTCCCGGACCAGTTCAACGGTGCCGTTGGCGGGAACGTCCGCGGTGACGGCAGCGAGCACGGCAACAGCGGCGCTAACACGGAATCAGCGGCCATCTTCTCCGGGAACCTAATGGGAAACCACCAAATGGCAAGCAGCGCCGGCTTTTCTTCCTCCTTGTACAACTCGTCCGAGACCGCTGCCCCGGCGCAGATGTCGGCGACGGCGCTGCTGCAGAAGGCCGCTCAGATGGGCGCGACGACGAGCAGCGGCAACGTGAACTCTCTGCTCAGGGGGCTTGGTAGTAGCGCCGGCGGCACCTTGAACGGGAGGCCTGCCGGAGCAGCTGCTGGGTTCATGGCCGGCGAGAGCTCCTCGGCGAGGAGCACTTCCCAGGCCGAGAACGAGAGCCAGTTCCGGGACCTGATGAACACGCTCGCAGCTTCCGGGAGCGGAGCTGCTGGCACAGCGTTCAGCGGGGGTTTCCCGGGCATGGACGACAGCAAGCTGAGCACGAGAGACTTCCTCGGCGTCGGCGGCAGCGTCGTGCGGAGCATGGGTGGCGCGGCAGGGCTGCCGCTGCGGCACGGCGGTGCCGCGGGCATTGGCATGGGCTCATTGGACACAGAAATGAAGTAg
- the LOC542697 gene encoding protein indeterminate-domain 5, chloroplastic isoform X4, with the protein MRFVYECISRARGWVCLDFLPPRSGRPHRHQLLHFPHYSLFICCVLLCREETLIRPLWHTDPSVSMSMSMHEFLSSVLQPAVHIYCDRSIDRLCGRSRIEWSQLARYSVVVVVVGRTPEEGAREEYRTAASNMAAASSAHLFGLGDGQMQMQPQQQQAPPPPLVNNPAAPPPKKKRNQPDPDAEVIALSPKTLMATNRFVCEVCNKGFQREQNLQLHRRGHNLPWKLKQKNPKETRRRVYLCPEPTCVHHDPSRALGDLTGIKKHYCRKHGEKKWKCDKCNKRYAVQSDWKAHSKTCGTREYRCDCGTLFSRRDSFITHRAFCDALAQESARVPPMGAGMYGTGGMALGLSGMATSQLQSFQDQTHSSATTAISNNPTAQFEHLMQSSTGSPVFRGAQPTSSSSSPFYLGGAEDGHQSLSGHTSLLHGNKQAYHGLMLLPEQQHQAGSNGLLNLGFFSGGSSGQDARLVFPDQFNGAVGGNVRGDGSEHGNSGANTESAAIFSGNLMGNHQMASSAGFSSSLYNSSETAAPAQMSATALLQKAAQMGATTSSGNVNSLLRGLGSSAGGTLNGRPAGAAAGFMAGESSSARSTSQAENESQFRDLMNTLAASGSGAAGTAFSGGFPGMDDSKLSTRDFLGVGGSVVRSMGGAAGLPLRHGGAAGIGMGSLDTEMK; encoded by the exons ATGCGCTTTGTTTACGAGTGCATCAGCCGCGCGCGCGGCTGGGTTTGTTTGGACTTTCTTCCTCCTCGCTCCGGCCGGCCTCATCGTCATCAGCTCCTCCATTTTCCCCATTACTCGCTTTTCATTTGTTGTGTGTTGCTGTGCAGAGAGGAGACACTAATTCGTCCTCTTTGGCACACAGATCCATCCGTGTCCATGTCCATGTCCATGCATGAGTTTCTTTCGAGTGTGCTGCAGCCTGCAGTACATATATACTGTG ATCGATCAATCGATCGCTTGTGCGGAAGGAGCCGGATCGAGTGGAGTCAG CTAGCTAGATACTccgtggtcgtcgtcgtcgttggaCGTACGCCAGAAGAGGGAGCTAGAGAAGAATACCGTACAGCTGCTTCCAACATGGCAGCTGCCTCGTCTGCCCACCTGTTCGGACTCGGCGACGGGCAGATGCAGATgcagccgcagcagcagcaggcgccgCCTCCTCCTCTTGTGAACAAcccggccgcgccgccgcccAAGAAGAAGCGGAACCAACCCG ACCCTGACGCGGAGGTGATCGCGCTTTCCCCCAAGACGCTGATGGCGACGAACCGGTTCGTGTGCGAGGTGTGCAACAAGGGGTTCCAGCGGGAGCAGAACCTGCAGCTGCACCGGCGCGGGCACAACCTGCCGTGGAAGCTGAAGCAGAAGAACCCCAAGGAGACGCGGCGGCGGGTGTACCTGTGCCCGGAGCCGACGTGCGTGCACCACGACCCGTCCCGCGCGCTGGGCGACCTCACGGGCATCAAGAAGCACTACTGCCGCAAGCACGGCGAGAAGAAGTGGAAGTGCGACAAGTGCAACAAGCGCTACGCCGTGCAGTCCGACTGGAAGGCGCACTCCAAGACGTGCGGAACCCGCGAGTACCGCTGCGACTGCGGCACCCTCTTCTCCAG GAGGGACAGCTTCATCACCCACCGTGCGTTCTGCGATGCACTAGCGCAGGAGAGCGCACGGGTGCCGCCCATGGGCGCCGGCATGTATGGCACTGGCGGCATGGCCCTCGGCCTCTCCGGGATGGCCACATCACAGTTGCAGTCATTCCAAGACCAGACCCACTCCTCGGCCACCACCGCCATCAGCAACAATCCGACGGCGCAGTTCGAGCACCTCATGCAGTCGTCCACCGGCTCCCCCGTTTTCCGCGGCGCGCAACCGACATCATCGTCTTCCTCGCCGTTCTACCTCGGCGGCGCCGAGGACGGCCATCAAAGCCTATCCGGCCACACCTCTCTGCTCCACGGAAACAAGCAGGCCTACCACGGCCTGATGCTGTTGCCGGAGCAGCAGCACCAGGCGGGGAGTAACGGCCTCCTCAACCTGGGGTTCTTCtctggcgggagcagcggtcaggaTGCCCGCCTCGTGTTCCCGGACCAGTTCAACGGTGCCGTTGGCGGGAACGTCCGCGGTGACGGCAGCGAGCACGGCAACAGCGGCGCTAACACGGAATCAGCGGCCATCTTCTCCGGGAACCTAATGGGAAACCACCAAATGGCAAGCAGCGCCGGCTTTTCTTCCTCCTTGTACAACTCGTCCGAGACCGCTGCCCCGGCGCAGATGTCGGCGACGGCGCTGCTGCAGAAGGCCGCTCAGATGGGCGCGACGACGAGCAGCGGCAACGTGAACTCTCTGCTCAGGGGGCTTGGTAGTAGCGCCGGCGGCACCTTGAACGGGAGGCCTGCCGGAGCAGCTGCTGGGTTCATGGCCGGCGAGAGCTCCTCGGCGAGGAGCACTTCCCAGGCCGAGAACGAGAGCCAGTTCCGGGACCTGATGAACACGCTCGCAGCTTCCGGGAGCGGAGCTGCTGGCACAGCGTTCAGCGGGGGTTTCCCGGGCATGGACGACAGCAAGCTGAGCACGAGAGACTTCCTCGGCGTCGGCGGCAGCGTCGTGCGGAGCATGGGTGGCGCGGCAGGGCTGCCGCTGCGGCACGGCGGTGCCGCGGGCATTGGCATGGGCTCATTGGACACAGAAATGAAGTAg
- the LOC542697 gene encoding protein indeterminate-domain 5, chloroplastic isoform X6 — MAAASSAHLFGLGDGQMQMQPQQQQAPPPPLVNNPAAPPPKKKRNQPGNPNPDAEVIALSPKTLMATNRFVCEVCNKGFQREQNLQLHRRGHNLPWKLKQKNPKETRRRVYLCPEPTCVHHDPSRALGDLTGIKKHYCRKHGEKKWKCDKCNKRYAVQSDWKAHSKTCGTREYRCDCGTLFSRRDSFITHRAFCDALAQESARVPPMGAGMYGTGGMALGLSGMATSQLQSFQDQTHSSATTAISNNPTAQFEHLMQSSTGSPVFRGAQPTSSSSSPFYLGGAEDGHQSLSGHTSLLHGNKQAYHGLMLLPEQQHQAGSNGLLNLGFFSGGSSGQDARLVFPDQFNGAVGGNVRGDGSEHGNSGANTESAAIFSGNLMGNHQMASSAGFSSSLYNSSETAAPAQMSATALLQKAAQMGATTSSGNVNSLLRGLGSSAGGTLNGRPAGAAAGFMAGESSSARSTSQAENESQFRDLMNTLAASGSGAAGTAFSGGFPGMDDSKLSTRDFLGVGGSVVRSMGGAAGLPLRHGGAAGIGMGSLDTEMK; from the exons ATGGCAGCTGCCTCGTCTGCCCACCTGTTCGGACTCGGCGACGGGCAGATGCAGATgcagccgcagcagcagcaggcgccgCCTCCTCCTCTTGTGAACAAcccggccgcgccgccgcccAAGAAGAAGCGGAACCAACCCGGTAACCCAA ACCCTGACGCGGAGGTGATCGCGCTTTCCCCCAAGACGCTGATGGCGACGAACCGGTTCGTGTGCGAGGTGTGCAACAAGGGGTTCCAGCGGGAGCAGAACCTGCAGCTGCACCGGCGCGGGCACAACCTGCCGTGGAAGCTGAAGCAGAAGAACCCCAAGGAGACGCGGCGGCGGGTGTACCTGTGCCCGGAGCCGACGTGCGTGCACCACGACCCGTCCCGCGCGCTGGGCGACCTCACGGGCATCAAGAAGCACTACTGCCGCAAGCACGGCGAGAAGAAGTGGAAGTGCGACAAGTGCAACAAGCGCTACGCCGTGCAGTCCGACTGGAAGGCGCACTCCAAGACGTGCGGAACCCGCGAGTACCGCTGCGACTGCGGCACCCTCTTCTCCAG GAGGGACAGCTTCATCACCCACCGTGCGTTCTGCGATGCACTAGCGCAGGAGAGCGCACGGGTGCCGCCCATGGGCGCCGGCATGTATGGCACTGGCGGCATGGCCCTCGGCCTCTCCGGGATGGCCACATCACAGTTGCAGTCATTCCAAGACCAGACCCACTCCTCGGCCACCACCGCCATCAGCAACAATCCGACGGCGCAGTTCGAGCACCTCATGCAGTCGTCCACCGGCTCCCCCGTTTTCCGCGGCGCGCAACCGACATCATCGTCTTCCTCGCCGTTCTACCTCGGCGGCGCCGAGGACGGCCATCAAAGCCTATCCGGCCACACCTCTCTGCTCCACGGAAACAAGCAGGCCTACCACGGCCTGATGCTGTTGCCGGAGCAGCAGCACCAGGCGGGGAGTAACGGCCTCCTCAACCTGGGGTTCTTCtctggcgggagcagcggtcaggaTGCCCGCCTCGTGTTCCCGGACCAGTTCAACGGTGCCGTTGGCGGGAACGTCCGCGGTGACGGCAGCGAGCACGGCAACAGCGGCGCTAACACGGAATCAGCGGCCATCTTCTCCGGGAACCTAATGGGAAACCACCAAATGGCAAGCAGCGCCGGCTTTTCTTCCTCCTTGTACAACTCGTCCGAGACCGCTGCCCCGGCGCAGATGTCGGCGACGGCGCTGCTGCAGAAGGCCGCTCAGATGGGCGCGACGACGAGCAGCGGCAACGTGAACTCTCTGCTCAGGGGGCTTGGTAGTAGCGCCGGCGGCACCTTGAACGGGAGGCCTGCCGGAGCAGCTGCTGGGTTCATGGCCGGCGAGAGCTCCTCGGCGAGGAGCACTTCCCAGGCCGAGAACGAGAGCCAGTTCCGGGACCTGATGAACACGCTCGCAGCTTCCGGGAGCGGAGCTGCTGGCACAGCGTTCAGCGGGGGTTTCCCGGGCATGGACGACAGCAAGCTGAGCACGAGAGACTTCCTCGGCGTCGGCGGCAGCGTCGTGCGGAGCATGGGTGGCGCGGCAGGGCTGCCGCTGCGGCACGGCGGTGCCGCGGGCATTGGCATGGGCTCATTGGACACAGAAATGAAGTAg